The Yersinia entomophaga nucleotide sequence TTGCGGATCGCACACTGACATCGCGCCAAAAGTATCGCCGTGATAACTGTGGCGCAGCGTCAAAATGCGCTGACGCTTCTCTCCTTTGGCCTGCCAATATTGCAACGCCATCTTCAAGGCCACTTCTACTGCCACCGAGCCTGAATCGGCTAAAAATACGCATTCCAGCGTATTGGGAGTCATGGCGACCAATTGTCTGCACAGCGCAACGGCCGCCGGATGAGTAATGCCGCCGAACATCACATGAGACATTTTCCCCAGTTGCTCAGTAACCGCCTGATTTAACACGGGATGGTTATAACCCTGTATGGCAGCCCACCACGACGACATGCCATCAATAAGCAGTCGGCCATCGGATAGTTGTAGCTCGACGCCGCTGGCAGAAACTACCGGATAACACGGCAGCGGCTGAGTCATTGAGGTGTAAGGATGCCAGATGTGGCGCTGGTCAAAGGCAAGGTCAGAAGGTGTCATAAGGATCTGTTGTAAACTAAATTAACCATGGAATGGTTGACAGTATATCGAGTTTACATAAACTGACGAGACTTTTCTCATTCTTTGGAGATGCCAATATGGCAGATCGCATTCACTGGACAGTAGGGCAAGCCCAGGCCCTGTTTGATAAACCGCTGTTAGAGTTATTGTTTGAAGCTCAACAAATTCATCGTCAGCATTTTGATCCGCGTCAGATTCAGGTCAGCACTTTGTTGTCGATTAAAACCGGTGCCTGTCCGGAGGACTGTAAATATTGCCCGCAAAGCTCCCGTTATAAAACCGGTTTGGAAAGTGAGCGTTTAATGCAGGTTGAGCAAGTGCTGGAATCGGCAAAGAAAGCCAAAGCCGCCGGTTCAACGCGCTTTTGTATGGGGGCCGCGTGGAAAAATCCCCATGAGAGGGACATGCCGTATCTCGAGCAAATGGTGCAGGGCGTGAAGGCGATGGGAATGGAAACCTGTATGACCTTGGGAACGCTGGATAAAAGTCAGGCGCACCGTCTGGCGGATGCGGGGCTGGATTACTACAACCACAATCTGGATACCTCGCCGGAGTTTTACGGCAGCATCATCACTACCCGTAGCTATCAAGAACGTTTGGATACGCTGGGGGAAGTGCGTGACGCGGGGATTAAAGTCTGTTCCGGCGGCATTGTCGGTCTGGGTGAAAGCATTAAAGATCGAGCCGGATTATTGGTGCAGTTGGCAAACTTGCCTAAGCCGCCGGAAAGCGTGCCGATCAATATGCTGGTGAAAGTCAAAGGCACGCCGATGGAAAATAACGAAGACGTGGATGCTTTTGATTTTATTCGCACTATTGCCGTTGCACGTATCATGATGCCGTCCTCTTACGTGCGCCTGTCCGCAGGTCGTGAACAAATGAGCGAGCAAACCCAGGCGATGTGCTTTATGGCCGGAGCCAACTCGATTTTCTACGGTTGCAAGCTGTTAACTACGCCAAATCCGGATGAAGACAAAGACTTACAGCTATTCCGCAAGCTGGGCTTGAATCCGCAGCAAACGTCTACTGAGCACGGCGATCGTCAGCAACAGCAGGTGCTGACTGACCGCATCAAATACAGCGATACGCCACAGTTTTATAATGCGGCGGTCTGATGAGTTGGCAGCATAAGATCGATCAAAGCTTGCAGCAGCGGTTAGCGCAGGCCGCCTACCGGCGCCGTCAGGTGAATCAGGGTTCCACTGGGCGCTTTCTGCGGGTGGAAAATCGCCAATATTTGAATTTTTCCGGGAATGATTATCTGGGATTAAGTCAGGATGCGACGGTGATTGCCGCTTGGCAGCAGGGCGCCGCTCGCTATGGCGTCGGCAGTGGCGGTTCCGGGCATGTCACGGGCTACACGCAGGCGCACGCCGATCTGGAACAACAACTTGCCGATTGGCTGGGGTGTCCTCGCGCGTTGTTATTTATTTCCGGTTATGCCGCCAATCAGGCGCTGCTAGCGGCTTTAACCGCCGCAGATGATCGGGTATTGGCCGATCGCCTTAGCCACGCTTCCTTACTGGAAGCGGCGGCGAGTTCACCGGCTCAGCTTCGCCGCTTTCAGCATAATCAGCCAGAATCCCTGCAAAATCTGCTGAATAAACCTTGCTCCGGCCAAACGTTGGTGGTGACCGAAGGGGTATTTAGTATGGATGGCGACAGTGCACCGCTGGCGGATTTGCACCAACGCGCGTCGGCGGCGGGAGCCTGGCTATTGGTAGATGACGCCCACGGCATTGGTGTCAGAGGTGATGAAGGACGCGGCAGTTGCTGGCAGCAAGGGGTAAAACCTGAGTTGCAGGTCGTGACTTTTGGTAAAGCTTTTGGGCTGAGCGGTGCCGCTGTGTTGTGTTCGCAGCCGGTCGCCGAGTATTTGCTGCAATTTGCCCGCCATCTGATTTACAGCACTTCCATGCCGCCTGCGCAGGCTTATGCCTTGCAGACGGCGCTAAAACGCATTCAACATGGTGATGATTTACGCCAGCGTCTACAGCAGAATCTACGGCAGTTCCGTCAGGGCGCGGCCAGCTTGCCATTGCAGTTAACTGCGTCAGATACCGCCATTCAGCCGTTAATTGTCGGTGATAATCAGCAAACCCTCTCTTTGGCGCAGCGCTTGCGGGATGAAGGGCTTTGGGTGACCGCCATTCGTCCACCGACCGTTCCTCCCGGCGGCGCTCGTCTGCGTATTACCTTGACCGCCGCTCATCAGCCGGCTGATATCGAAAGATTACTGGAGGTGCTACATGCCACTTGCCATTGATACTGTGAATAAACAGGCGATAGCCAGCGCCTTTAGCCGTGCGGCAGGTAGCTACGATGGTGCGGCCGCTTTACAGCGCGAAACCGGTGAAATTCTGCTGGCATTGGGTCAACGGCACCCGGGTACTCAGGTGCTGGACGCGGGCTGTGGCACCGGTTATTTCAGCCGTCGTTGGCGGGATCTGGGCAAAAAAGTGGCCGCATTAGACCTGGCTCCCGGCATGCTGGAGTTTGCCAGACAGCAGCAGGCCGCCGATGAATACTTGTTAGGCGACATTGAACATATTCCTTTGTCGAATGAGTCGGTGGATATTTGTTTCAGCAATCTGGCGGTGCAATGGTGCGGCAATTTGCGCGCCGCGCTAAACGAGCTGTATCGGGTCACTCAGCCCGGCGGCATAATTTTATTTTCGACTTTGGCCGCGAGTTCTCTTGATGAATTAGGGCAAGCCTGGCAGCAGGTTGATGGCCAGCGCCATGTGAACGAATTTCTGCCGTTGGATGATATAACGGCCGCCTGCGGTGGTTTTCGTTATCAAATAACGCAACGTATTCATCATCAGTATTTCAACGATCTTATCGAGCTAATGCGCTCCTTGCAGGGAATTGGCGCCACCCATTTGCATCAGGGGCGAGCTAATGGGTTGACCGGGCGACGTCGACTGGCGGCGCTACAGGCGGCTTATCCTCAGCAAAATGGTATTTATCCGCTGAGTTACCAATTGGTTTATGGAGTGATTTATCGTGATTAAACGCTGGTTTGTAACCGGAACTGATACTGATGTAGGGAAAACCCTGGCTAGCTGCGCACTGTTACAGGCCGCCAATATTCAGGGTTATCGCACCGCGGGTTATAAGCCGGTGGCTTCCGGTAGCGAAATGACCGCTGAAGGGCTACGCAACGGCGATGCCCTCGCTTTGCAGGCCAGTAGTAACCAACCTCTCAGTTATCAACAGGTGAATCCACTGACTTTTCTGGAGCCAACCTCACCGCATATTGTGAGCGCGGAAGAAGGGCGTCCTATCGATTTTTCCGTTTTATCCAGAGGCTTGCGCGAGCTAGAACAGCAGGCTGATTGGGTGCTGGTGGAGGGGGCCGGCGGCTGGTTTACTCCATTGTCTGAGCAGCTTACTTTCGCCGATTGGGTTATACAGGAGAAATTACCGGTCATTTTGGTGGTTGGCGTGAAGCTGGGTTGCATCAATCATGCTTTGCTTACCGCTCAGGCGATTGCGTTTGCCGGGTTGCCGCTGGCAGGCTGGATAGCGAATGATGTCGTGCCCGCCGGGAAGCGACAGGAAGAGTATATGGCCAGCCTGACGACGATGATTGCTGCGCCGTTGCTGGGTGTGATTCCACATTTGCCCGAAGTGGCGGGACATCCGTTAGGTGAGTATCTGAATATTAGTCGGTTAAACGATTAAGAGCAGATATGATTCAGGGGCGGCATATCTGTAGGTTAGTCAGATAATTGGCTATTTTTTCTTAAATAATCGCGAGTATGGTATCGTTCTTTCAATAATTCTGCGATCGTAAATAGATTCTGAAAACTAATTCACAACATCTATTTATGGTCGTTATTTGAAAGAAAATAAAACTGGTTGTGATAATGTAAATCCACTTAATAAGGCTGATTAACGCTAGATTAGTTAGTCCTATGTCATCAATTTATCTTTGTATCACCCCCAGTGTTATTCAGGTATTGGATTGATAATTAATGCCACTTGGGTTTCTGGCTCATTATTCATAACGCAGTTTCAGTGGTTAAAACAAGACCGATCAATATTCGATTAATATTAGGAATGATATTAAGCATTATTTAAAAAGCCAATGCACGTCATCTGGTTTATTTCTCATCTGTTTTTAATTTACACCAGAGGTAATGGCATGACCTTTCCAGAACTATTAAAATTACTTTCTACTGGAACGAATCTGGATCTCGGTACTGCGGCAAAAAGCGGCGGATGCACGATTCAATTTGATAAAAACATTGATGTTACTTTTGAGAATCACGATAACAACCTATATTTATTTTCTCCGGTAATGAATATTACCTCGGTGTTGTCGGAAGATTTTTTTGCTTCACTATTACAAATTCAATTATTTGGCATTGCGACAAACCGCTGCTGGTTTGGCTATGATGCGGGTGGTCAGCGGGTGCTGTTATTCTGTTTATTCGATTTAAATAAAGTGACGCCAGAAGATGCAATTGAACGTATTGAGGTTTTAGTCGATCAGGTTCAGTACTGGCAGCAGAATTTACCGCAGATTGCCAAATTATCTGACACCCATTCGGGAGCATATCGGGTTAATGACAGCTTTCAACGGCCGAGGTAAACATGAATAATATTTCTTTACCAAGATTCGGTATGCAGATTTTGGCCTACACGGCGCTTGATCGAAGTCATTTATTAAACAGTCTGGTGAGCCGTATTTCTGGTAGTTCGGATAAACGTGACGAGCTGGCCAATAAAATAATTTCAAACACGGTAACCCTTGGGCAGAATGCGCTTATTTCCAATAAGACGCTTGGGAAGCGTAGCGCCGAGATTGTAAATCAAGGGCGAAGCGTATTCTTTGGCAATACGCTGCAGCAGGTTGATAAAGGCGTCGGCCCGTTGGTCGAGCTTATTTTGCAATCTAAAGGTCAAGGCGGATTGGCGCAAAATATCGCTTCAGGTATTGCCCAGTGTCTTGGCCCGGTCTTATTACAAGATCATGCGGTAGAAAGAGTTCTGGTGGCCTTAACCGAGCAGAAAGGGGGAGAAAACGTCCTCAAATTGGCATTAGAGAATACCTTGTCTGGCTATACTGGCGGAAAAATAATTTCGGCCACGTTTATGTCGGCATTAAAACGCGCCATATTGGACAGGCCAGAATATAAACCAACGTCACCATTACATCATATGGCGGCCTGGAAATTACACCAATCCTTAACTTCTGATCCGGCATCACTGCCGCCAGCCCCGTTTGGTTTACCCACCATAGAAGCCATCGCGGGAACTGTCCCTAGTTTGGTCAGCACGGTTTGTAAGCAATTAGATAATATTCAGAATTTATTGCAGCTTCCTCTTAGCGAAAAAGAGCTATCGAGCGTATTTTCAGAATGCTGGCCAAGTGATTTGGCGGTTACAAAGGATATGACGAGCAAAAATTTCGCCAGTATTGTCATGATGGCTCATGCCACAAAACAAGAAAGTATTCTCGACGAGAAAATCGCGGAATTGCCGGATGGAATACGTCAATCATTCCAGCAGCAATGCAAAGAGATAAGAATATTTTTATCCAGAATACCTGATGCGCAAATCAAACTTGCCCAAAATTGGTCTGGGGGGACTGAGAGTATCTCGGTCAATCATTCTAAGGAGCACTCACCGCCTGCAAAATTGGTGGATTTTATGGATAATCAATTTCGCGCGCCGGTTCATCATCCAGAAGAAGTGGCTTCCTATTTTGCCGATGGCGCTTTCATCGACGCTTTTAAGGCCGGTATCGATCTTAAAGTGGATAATCGCCACCAAAGTTATGGTCGTTGGGCGATGGGAATGGGGAATCAGTTGTTCTCGCAGCTGCAAAATATAATTGGGAACGATCGACAAGAACTGACTCATGCACAAAGGGGGCAACTGGGGCAATTATCTGAAATGGTAGATAATAACCCAATGAGTTTAATGGCCATGAGCCGTTATCTGGTCCCTGAAAGTATTGTTTCGGCCGTTCAGGATCAGGTTCTCGGCCAATTTACTCGTCAGGGACCGGATCTGATTCTTGCCGATAATATCTGGATGAAAGTAGGTAAGCCTAGCGTCAGCTTTGCGGTGAGTAAAAATAATGGCGTGGATATTGATATTAAACTGACCTGGCCGATTAGCCAGTTTGGTAAAACCGCACAGACATTAGAAGCTGCGAAAGATCATCAAAGTCATATCAGCTCCCAGGTAAAAGTACATATGCTTTTCAATGAGAAAGGCGTTGAGAAGCAGGATATGAGCATCTCCGCGACCCAGATTTCGCTTAGAGATGAACTCACGTTAACCGCCGCAGAAGATTTGACTGAAAATACCCCGATCGCTTTCCTCAATCGAGGGGTATTAAAGCAGGCGTTCGAAACGGCGTCTAATTGCTAAGTCACGGTAATTTTTTAAACTTATTACATTAGACGATACTGTCCGCACAGCTTCGGAACAAACAGATTTCATCCTCAACGCCTGCGGCCATTAAACTGAATAATGCCGCAGGTAATGTACTCGCTCGAACTTCATATCAATGCTTATCTCGAATAACAGATTTATCAAACCGTTAAGTATTCGGTGATCAAATCGTCATCTAACAGCGCAAATTTTCCTTGAGCCACATTTCTTCCCTCATCAATCAAATAAAAGCGATCGGCCACTTGCTGAATGTTCTCCAACCGGTGTTCAACCAGTAAGACCGTCAGGCCAATATTTTGGCATAACTGGCGAATGACACTGCCAATTTCCGCATTTAGCGCGGGCTGATCACCGCAACCCGGTTCATCCAGAATCAGTAATTCCGGTTCGGGAACTAACGCGCGCGCGAATGCCAACAGTTGCTGTTGGTTACGCGTTAGCTCCCCGCCGCGTTGACGGCGCTGCTGATGTAAAAACGGAAAGAAATCATAGATCCAGTGGGGAATAACCCGATCTTTGTGACGCCCAGCCAGAAGCGCGACCAGCAAATTATCCTCCACGCTCAGTTGAGAGAAGATTGGCTGCCCTTGTGGGACATAGCCAATCCCCAGTGCGGTTCGTCGCTCTACCGGCTGGTGAAGCAGGTTTTCAGGCGGTTCCCCCCCGGGTTGCCAAACCATCGTGCCGCTTTCCACTGGAAGATGACCCATTATGCAATTGATCAGCGTGGTTTTTCCTACGCCATTACGACCTATCAGACAGGTACATTGGCCGGGAGGTAACTCAAGATTGATATCCCATAGAATATGGGTGCGACCATAAAATTGATTGACCGATTGTAAACGTAGCATCAGAAAATCTCCTCGCTTGGCTAGGTGCTGAGGGCGTAGGCTGGCTGAGTTCTGCGAGCAACTTTTGCTGCCGTTAGGCCAATCCTCAGCATAAAAATCTCAAGATATGAAAAAACGTGTTGGCATAAAGAAGTGATAAATAACCAGTTTCAGATATTAACTTGCGGCTAACGGTGATTTTTACTGCTAAACAGCCGTTTTCAGCACTCAGTCTGGCCTATTAACACTGGAACGCAACTCCCGCTATCACGCTTCTGTTACGCCGAATCACAGTGAAATAAGCAACTCTCGAGCCAGGTTGCTAACGCATAAGAAAAAACCATTATGTTAGGACGATGTAACGAAATTATTTGGCCACTTGCGTAAAATTTATTGGAAATGGCATAAACCGCCGGCAGCTACGGGATGGCGGTTGCACCTAGGCGGTGCCACTCTGAGGGGGCGTGGTGCAAAAAAGAAACAATTTGAATCGGTTGCGCGGTGGATGACTCGTGTAGGCGGCGAATAGCAAATTAGCAAGGGGGATATTTAGCACTAATTGAAATATATAGAGAAATAAAAATGTAAAAAAATGACTAAAAAATCCTATTTGGACCTGTTTTTACCTTAACCGGCGGTTTTCTCCAGCTCGCACCACAGACGGGATTGAGTGAGTTATCCACCATTCCTGTGGATAACCTTGTGTATTAGACACAAAAAACTAGTCGCAAGCGAGAGAGGACGCGGCTTATGCCCCGGTTGTCTGGATTCTCTTCTTTTTCTAAATATACATAAATTACAATAAGTTAATTAAAATCAAGACTTGAGTATTTAACACTGGTGGTTATGTGTGATCTTTAATCAATTTGTTTTACAGAGGTTAACAACTGCCTCTTTCTGGGGATAAATGGGGTATTGTCATGCAAATGGCAATATGGAATCGAGATAACGGAGGTGTCGTGCCAGAACCAGCGCTCTTTTCCCTATATTTATACTTGATGCTGGTTTTATATCCAGTATCATAGCAGTGGAAAAAATCTGGGAGGCTCGCATAATTAGCTTCCTAACCGCGCGTGATTCTCCATCGGGTAGCTAATTCATGAGTAAATTATTCAAACTGCATTCTGAGTTTAAGCCTGCTGGCGATCAGCCGGAGGCGATCCGTCAACTGGAAGAAGGTCTGGAAAATGGCCTGGCGCACCAAACGCTGCTAGGGGTTACCGGCTCGGGTAAGACTTTTACCGTGGCGAATGTGATCGCCGATCTGAATCGGCCAACCATGATTTTGGCACCCAATAAGACGCTGGCGGCACAGCTGTATGGCGAAATGAAAGAATTTTTTCCTGATAATGCGGTGGAATATTTCGTTTCCTACTACGATTATTACCAGCCAGAAGCCTACGTCCCCAGTTCTGATACTTTTATCGAGAAAGATGCATCGGTAAACGAGCATATCGAACAGATGCGGCTTTCAGCCACCAAAGCCCTGCTGGAGCGGCGTGATGTGGTGGTGGTGGCCTCGGTTTCTGCTATCTACGGTTTGGGCGATCCGGATTTGTATCTGAAAATGATGCTGCATCTGACCAAAGGAATGATTATCGATCAGCGGGCGATTTTACGTCGGCTAGCGGAGTTGCAATATGCCCGCAACGATCAGGCGTTCCAGCGCGGGACTTTTCGGGTGCGCGGTGAAGTGATTGATATTTTCCCTGCCGAATCTGATGAATTGGCGCTGAGAGTGGAGCTATTTGATGAGGAAGTGGAGCGATTATCGCTGTTTGATCCCCTGACGGGCCAGCTGCATCAGGAAGTTCCGCGTTTTACCGTGTATCCGAAAACTCACTATGTCACGCCGCGAGAACGTATTTTGCAAGCGATGGAAGACATTAAAGTCGAACTAGCGCAACGGCGTAAGGTACTACTGGAGAACAATAAACTGGTAGAAGAACAGCGTTTGACCCAGCGAACCCAGTTTGATTTGGAAATGATGAATGAATTGGGATACTGCTCCGGGATAGAAAACTATTCACGTTACTTATCCGGGCGCGGAGAGGGAGAGGCGCCGCCGACGCTGTTTGACTATTTGCCTGCCGACGGTTTGCTGATCGTGGATGAATCCCATGTGACTATTCCGCAAATCGGCGGTATGTACAAAGGGGACCGTTCGCGGAAAGAAACGCTGGTGGAATACGGCTTCCGTCTGCCGTCGGCGTTAGATAACCGCCCAATGCGCTTTGAAGAGTTCGAAGCGTTGGCTCCGCAAACCATCTACGTTTCGGCAACGCCGGGCAAATACGAGCTGGAGAAATCCGGCGGGGAAGTGGTTGAGCAGGTGGTGCGTCCAACCGGTCTATTGGACCCTATTATCGAAGTACGGCCTGTAGCAACCCAGGTGGATGATTTGCTGTCCGAAATTCGCAAGCGGGCGGCGATTAACGAACGGGTACTGGTCACTACGCTGACTAAACGTATGGCCGAGGATTTGACCGATTATCTGGTCGAGCATGGCGAACGGGTACGTTATCTGCATTCTGATATTGATACCGTCGAGCGGGTCGAAATTATTCGTGACTTGCGCCTCGGTGAGTTTGACGTGTTGGTAGGCATTAACTTGCTGCGAGAAGGTCTGGATATGCCGGAAGTCTCGCTAGTGGCAATCTT carries:
- the uvrB gene encoding excinuclease ABC subunit UvrB, yielding MSKLFKLHSEFKPAGDQPEAIRQLEEGLENGLAHQTLLGVTGSGKTFTVANVIADLNRPTMILAPNKTLAAQLYGEMKEFFPDNAVEYFVSYYDYYQPEAYVPSSDTFIEKDASVNEHIEQMRLSATKALLERRDVVVVASVSAIYGLGDPDLYLKMMLHLTKGMIIDQRAILRRLAELQYARNDQAFQRGTFRVRGEVIDIFPAESDELALRVELFDEEVERLSLFDPLTGQLHQEVPRFTVYPKTHYVTPRERILQAMEDIKVELAQRRKVLLENNKLVEEQRLTQRTQFDLEMMNELGYCSGIENYSRYLSGRGEGEAPPTLFDYLPADGLLIVDESHVTIPQIGGMYKGDRSRKETLVEYGFRLPSALDNRPMRFEEFEALAPQTIYVSATPGKYELEKSGGEVVEQVVRPTGLLDPIIEVRPVATQVDDLLSEIRKRAAINERVLVTTLTKRMAEDLTDYLVEHGERVRYLHSDIDTVERVEIIRDLRLGEFDVLVGINLLREGLDMPEVSLVAILDADKEGFLRSERSLIQTIGRAARNLNGKAILYGDKITASMEKAIGETERRRAKQQAHNEALGIVPQGLNKKVGDILQLGQPSLRGKGRGKGGKAAAESAANYDALTPKALDRKISELEAQMYVHAQNLEFEQAAELRDQVHKLRQQFIAIS
- the bioF gene encoding 8-amino-7-oxononanoate synthase, which codes for MSWQHKIDQSLQQRLAQAAYRRRQVNQGSTGRFLRVENRQYLNFSGNDYLGLSQDATVIAAWQQGAARYGVGSGGSGHVTGYTQAHADLEQQLADWLGCPRALLFISGYAANQALLAALTAADDRVLADRLSHASLLEAAASSPAQLRRFQHNQPESLQNLLNKPCSGQTLVVTEGVFSMDGDSAPLADLHQRASAAGAWLLVDDAHGIGVRGDEGRGSCWQQGVKPELQVVTFGKAFGLSGAAVLCSQPVAEYLLQFARHLIYSTSMPPAQAYALQTALKRIQHGDDLRQRLQQNLRQFRQGAASLPLQLTASDTAIQPLIVGDNQQTLSLAQRLRDEGLWVTAIRPPTVPPGGARLRITLTAAHQPADIERLLEVLHATCH
- the bioD gene encoding dethiobiotin synthase, which codes for MIKRWFVTGTDTDVGKTLASCALLQAANIQGYRTAGYKPVASGSEMTAEGLRNGDALALQASSNQPLSYQQVNPLTFLEPTSPHIVSAEEGRPIDFSVLSRGLRELEQQADWVLVEGAGGWFTPLSEQLTFADWVIQEKLPVILVVGVKLGCINHALLTAQAIAFAGLPLAGWIANDVVPAGKRQEEYMASLTTMIAAPLLGVIPHLPEVAGHPLGEYLNISRLND
- the bioC gene encoding malonyl-ACP O-methyltransferase BioC, which codes for MPLAIDTVNKQAIASAFSRAAGSYDGAAALQRETGEILLALGQRHPGTQVLDAGCGTGYFSRRWRDLGKKVAALDLAPGMLEFARQQQAADEYLLGDIEHIPLSNESVDICFSNLAVQWCGNLRAALNELYRVTQPGGIILFSTLAASSLDELGQAWQQVDGQRHVNEFLPLDDITAACGGFRYQITQRIHHQYFNDLIELMRSLQGIGATHLHQGRANGLTGRRRLAALQAAYPQQNGIYPLSYQLVYGVIYRD
- the bioB gene encoding biotin synthase BioB, whose translation is MADRIHWTVGQAQALFDKPLLELLFEAQQIHRQHFDPRQIQVSTLLSIKTGACPEDCKYCPQSSRYKTGLESERLMQVEQVLESAKKAKAAGSTRFCMGAAWKNPHERDMPYLEQMVQGVKAMGMETCMTLGTLDKSQAHRLADAGLDYYNHNLDTSPEFYGSIITTRSYQERLDTLGEVRDAGIKVCSGGIVGLGESIKDRAGLLVQLANLPKPPESVPINMLVKVKGTPMENNEDVDAFDFIRTIAVARIMMPSSYVRLSAGREQMSEQTQAMCFMAGANSIFYGCKLLTTPNPDEDKDLQLFRKLGLNPQQTSTEHGDRQQQQVLTDRIKYSDTPQFYNAAV
- a CDS encoding ABC transporter ATP-binding protein, coding for MLRLQSVNQFYGRTHILWDINLELPPGQCTCLIGRNGVGKTTLINCIMGHLPVESGTMVWQPGGEPPENLLHQPVERRTALGIGYVPQGQPIFSQLSVEDNLLVALLAGRHKDRVIPHWIYDFFPFLHQQRRQRGGELTRNQQQLLAFARALVPEPELLILDEPGCGDQPALNAEIGSVIRQLCQNIGLTVLLVEHRLENIQQVADRFYLIDEGRNVAQGKFALLDDDLITEYLTV
- a CDS encoding type III secretion system chaperone; this encodes MTFPELLKLLSTGTNLDLGTAAKSGGCTIQFDKNIDVTFENHDNNLYLFSPVMNITSVLSEDFFASLLQIQLFGIATNRCWFGYDAGGQRVLLFCLFDLNKVTPEDAIERIEVLVDQVQYWQQNLPQIAKLSDTHSGAYRVNDSFQRPR